The following proteins are co-located in the Amphiprion ocellaris isolate individual 3 ecotype Okinawa chromosome 7, ASM2253959v1, whole genome shotgun sequence genome:
- the LOC129349383 gene encoding extracellular calcium-sensing receptor-like — protein MLFAIEEINNSTDLLPGVSLGYKIYDTCGSIARSVRVALALTNGNEIVSAPSEEPCTKPAQVQAIMGETSSSPTTAIATVIGPFHIPMISHFATCACLSDKSKYPSFLRTIPSDYYQSRALAQLVKHFGWTWVGAIRANNDYGNNGMATFIEIAQQLDICLEYSVSFFRTDPSDKIQKMIEIIKASTSRVIVAFLSHMDMDVLIHELSHHNLTGYQWVGSESWIFDSQTAATDKYHILDGAIGLSIPKAHVSGLKAFMMNVKPLNLSNNKMFTEFWETLFSCKFNQSKSSAEIQRDCTGQEDLTGVQNSFTDMSLMPIFNNVYKGVYAVAHALHSMLSCNKTCTKDLQLDPITILQHIQNIHFKTKDGEEVYFNENGDPAAKYEIINWQPREKGIVDFVSVGLYDASLSADKQLNLQNTSLIWAQNSQQVPVSVCSEKCPPGTRKVLQKGKPVCCYDCIRCAEGEISNITDSVTCTRCPPEFWSNNRRDACIKKEAVFLSFEEIMGALLTIASLFGTCMTALVAYIFFRNRKTPIVRANNSELSFLLLFSLTLCFLCSLTFIGRPSEWSCMLRHTAFGITFVLCISCVLGKTMVVLMAFRATLPGSNVMKWFGPAQQRLSVLGVTLIQIIICILWLIISPPFPSMNFKEFKDKIILECALGSAVGFWAVLGYIGLLAVLCFICAFLARKLPDNFNEAKFITFSMLIFCAVWITFIPAYVSSPGKFSVAVEIFAILASSFGLLICIFIPKCYIILLRPEKNTKKNMMGKGAIK, from the exons ATGCTTTTTGCCATTGAGGAGATAAACAACAGCACAGACCTGCTGCCTGGCGTCTCTCTTGGATATAAAATCTATGACACTTGTGGCTCCATTGCCAGAAGTGTACGAGTTGCTCTGGCTTTGACTAATGGGAATGAAATTGTGTCTGCACCCTCTGAGGAACCTTGTACCAAACCTGCACAAGTGCAGGCCATCATGGGAGAAACATCTTCCTCTCCTACCACAGCAATAGCTACTGTCATTGGACCCTTTCATATACCAATG aTCAGCCACTTTGCCACATGTGCTTGTCTGAGTGACAAAAGCAAATACCCATCCTTCCTCAGAACGATACCCAGCGACTACTACCAGAGCAGAGCTCTGGCCCAGTTGGTCAAGCACTTTGGTTGGACTTGGGTTGGAGCTATTAGAGCAAATAATGATTATGGCAATAATGGCATGGCTACATTCATAGAGATTGCACAGCAGCTGGATATCTGTCTGGAGTactctgtgtcattttttagaACAGATCCATCTGACAAGATACAAAAGATGATTGAAATTATCAAGGCTTCAACCTCGAGAGTGATTGTTGCGTTCCTGTCCCACATGGACATGGATGTGTTAATACATGAGCTGTCGCACCACAACCTGACAGGATACCAGTGGGTAGGCAGTGAATCCTGGATTTTTGATTcccaaacagcagcaacagataAATATCACATCCTAGATGGAGCCATCGGCCTTTCCATCCCCAAAGCACATGTCAGCGGCCTGAAGGCCTTCATGATGAATGTGAAGCCGCTGAATTtgtcaaataataaaatgttcacAGAGTTCTGGGAAACATTATTTAGCTGTAAATTCAATCAGTCAAAGTCCTCAGCAGAGATTCAGAGAGACTGTACTGGACAGGAAGACCTGACAGGAGTTCAGAACAGCTTCACTGATATGTCACTCATGCCGATCTTCAACAACGTCTATAAGGGAGTGTATGCAGTGGCTCATGCACTTCACAGCATGCTCAGCTGTAACAAAACATGCACCAAGGACTTACAGCTAGATCCAATCACG ATTTTGCAGCACATACAAAACATTCACTTCAAAACAAAAGACGGAGAGGAGGTCTACTTTAATGAGAATGGAGATCCTGCAGCAAAATATGAAATCATAAACTGGCAGCCAAGAGAAAAGGGAATTGTGGACTTTGTCAGTGTTGGTCTTTATGATGCATCATTATCTGCAGACAAACAGCTCAATCTGCAAAATACATCTTTAATTTGGGCACAGAACTCACAGCAG GTACCTGTGTCAGTTTGCAGTGAGAAATGTCCCCCAGGAACTCGAAAGGTTCTCCAGAAAGGAAAACCTGTCTGCTGCTATGACTGCATAAGATGTGCAGAGGGAGAAATCAGCAACATCACAG ATTCTGTCACCTGTACAAGATGTCCTCCTGAATTCTGGTCAAATAACAGAAGAGATGCCTGTATAAAGAAGGAGGCagtgtttctgtcatttgaagAAATTATGGGAGCTCTGCTCACTATAGCGTCTTTATTTGGAACATGCATGACTGCACTTGTGGCATATATTTtcttcagaaacagaaaaactccaATCGTCAGGGCAAACAACTCTGAGTtgagcttcctgctgctgttctctTTAACTCTGTGCTTCCTGTGCTCTCTGACCTTCATCGGTCGACCCTCTGAGTGGTCCTGCATGCTGAGACACACAGCGTTCGGCATCACCTTCGTCCTCTGCATCTCTTGTGTTTTGGGGAAAACGATGGTGGTTTTGATGGCCTTCAGGGCGACTCTTCCAGGCAGTAATGTGATGAAATGGTTCGGGCCTGCACAGCAGAGACTCAGTGTTCTGGGAGTCACTCTTATACAAATTATCATTTGTATCCTCTGGTTAAtaatttctcctccttttccatcaatgaattttaaggaatttaagGACAAAATCATCTTAGAGTGTGCTCTGGGCTCAGCTGTTGGCTTCTGGGCCGTGCTGGGGTACATCGGACTTCTGGCTGTGTTATGTTTCATTTGTGCTTTTCTGGCTCGAAAGCTGCCTGATAATTTTAATGAGGCCAAATTCATCACCTTCAGCATGTTGATATTCTGTGCAGTGTGGATCACTTTTATCCCAGCGTATGTCAGCTCTCCTGGGAAGTTCAGTGTTGCTGTAGAGATATTTGCTATTCTGGCCTCCAGTTTTGGACTTTTAATTTGCATCTTTATCCCCAAATGCTACATCATCTTACTGAGACCAGAGAAGAATACAAAAAAGAATATGATGGGGAAGGGGGCAATAAAATGA
- the LOC111589097 gene encoding extracellular calcium-sensing receptor isoform X1 has protein sequence MLLIADLLLLSLVAVRGGKPVCETYGTKELSQFSKEGDINIGGIFSFHQNPVTVNPALEVNPGIMQCEGLDPGELQYAFTMMFAIEEINNSSELLPGVMLGYRIFDSCPSIPLSIRASLNLMNRYESEAGNCTKLSNVHAVIGETTSTSTIGIARTMGPFHIPVISHSATCACLSNRRDYLSFFRTIPSDIYQSKALAKLVKHFGWTWVGAIRTNSDYGNGGMATFLEAAEREGVCVEYSLAIYRTDPRKWFLEVVGIIKKSTSKVIVAFADGTDLDILIKELHAQNVTGLQWVGSEGWITYRYIASPVNYAVVQGAVGFAALNAHIPGLQEFLANSRPSTTPGNQGLVELWETVFSCLLTPRPEIHAPVPACDGKESLWNIKTRFTDVSDASLLNNVYKATYAVAHALHMLFDCKDGQGPFENNTCADIENVKPWQVLHYLTLVNFTTKIDENVFFDELGDPVARYALVNWQMDETGYILFETIGYYDASRPEGQQFEMKADVSAIWAGENLEVPRSVCSESCLPGTRRAFVKGKPICCFDCITCADGEFSNSTSETAGFIAFALVLAVFLMGKITTSTLLVYLKMCVLFRLKVFMLSDAVICDKCPPEYKSNGERNNCDMKAIEFLTFRELMGILLVTFSVFGACLAMTIALIFFHYRQTPIVRANNSELSFLLLFSLTLCFLCSLTFIGRPSEWSCMLRHTAFGITFVLCISCVLGKTIVVLMAFRATLPGSNVMKWFGPAQQRLSVLGFTLIQVLICILWLTINPPFPFKNMQHYKEKIILECALGSPVGFWAVLGYIGLLAMLCFVLAFLARKLPDNFNEAKFITFSMLIFCAVWITFIPAYVSSPGKFTVAVEIFAILASSYGMLFCIFLPKCYIILLKPENNTKKHLMGKGTLRSL, from the exons TTCACTATGATGTTTGCCATAGAAGAGATCAACAACAGCTCAGAGCTGCTGCCAGGAGTGATGCTGGGTTATCGGATCTTTGACTCCTGCCCCAGCATCCCTCTTTCCATCAGGGCATCACTAAACCTGATGAACAGGTACGAGAGCGAGGCGGGCAACTGTACCAAACTCTCCAATGTGCATGCTGTCATCGGGGAAACCACATCCACTTCTACCATAGGTATTGCGCGGACCATGGGACCCTTTCATATACCTGTG atCAGTCATTCAGCCACTTGTGCATGTCTTAGCAACAGAAGAGACTATCTCTCTTTCTTCAGGACCATACCCAGTGACATTTACCAGAGCAAAGCCTTAGCAAAGCTTGtgaaacactttggctggaccTGGGTGGGAGCCATCCGAACTAACAGTGACTATGGCAATGGTGGCATGGCAACTTTCCTAGAAGCAGCAGAAAgggaaggtgtgtgtgttgagtaCTCGCTGGCCATTTACCGAACTGATCCCAGAAAGTGGTTCTTAGAGGTGGTGGGTATTATAAAAAAATCCACTTCTAAGGTAATAGTGGCATTTGCTGATGGAACAGACCTTGACATACTTATTAAAGAGCTTCACGCTCAGAATGTGACAGGGCTGCAGTGGGTTGGAAGTGAAGGCTGGATCACATATCGTTATATTGCCTCCCCAGTGAACTATGCTGTGGTCCAGGGGGCTGTgggctttgcagcgctgaacgCTCACATCCCTGGACTGCAGGAGTTTCTCGCCAACAGCAGACCCTCCACCACGCCGGGGAATCAGGGACTTGTGGAGTTGTGGGAGACAGTGTTCAGTTGCCTCCTGACTCCCCGACCAGAGATTCATGCTCCTGTTCCAGCCTGCGATGGGAAGGAGTCTCTGTGGAACATAAAAACACGCTTCACAGATGTTTCGGATGCCAGCCTGCTGAATAATGTTTACAAGGCCACGTATGCTGTTGCTCACGCGCTGCACATGCTGTTTGACTGCAAAGATGGACAGGGGCCTTTTGAGAACAATACATGCGCTGatattgaaaatgtcaaaccatGGCAG GTGCTACATTATCTAACTCTGGTCAATTTTACGACTAAGATCGATGAAAATGTGTTCTTTGATGAGTTGGGTGACCCTGTTGCACGTTATGCTCTGGTAAACTGGCAGATGGACGAGACAGGTTATATACTATTTGAGACTATTGGTTATTATGATGCTTCGCGGCCTGAGGGGCAGCAGTTTGAGATGAAAGCAGACGTGAGTGCCATCTGGGCAGGAGAAAACCTTGAG GTGCCGAGGTCTGTGTGCAGTGAAAGCTGTTTGCCAGGAACCCGCCGGGCTTTTGTCAAGGGCAAACCTATCTGCTGTTTTGATTGCATCACCTGTGCTGACGGAGAGTTCAGCAATAGTACAAGTGAGACAGCAGGATTCATAGCTTTTGCATTAGTGCTCGCTGTGTTTCTGATGGGCAAAATCACCACCAGCACTTTATTAGTTTATCTGAAGATGTGTGTGCTGTTCAGACTAAAGGTATTTATGCTTTCAGATGCTGTGATTTGTGACAAATGCCCTCCAGAGTACAAGTCCAATGGAGAGAGGAATAACTGTGACATGAAAGCTATTGAGTTCCTCACCTTCAGGGAATTAATGGGTATACTGTTGGTCACCTTTTCGGTCTTTGGTGCGTGCCTGGCGATGACTATAGCACTAATATTTTTCCACTACAGACAGACTCCTATTGTCAGAGCCAACAACTCAGAGCtgagcttcctgctgctgttctctTTAACTCTGTGCTTCCTGTGCTCTCTGACCTTCATCGGTCGACCCTCTGAGTGGTCCTGCATGCTGAGACACACAGCGTTCGGCATCACCTTCGTCCTCTGCATCTCTTGTGTTCTGGGGAAAACAATAGTGGTGTTGATGGCCTTCAGGGCGACTCTTCCAGGCAGCAATGTGATGAAATGGTTCGGGCCTGCACAGCAGAGACTCAGTGTTCTGGGCTTTACTCTCATACAGGTTCTAATTTGTATACTGTGGCTGACAATAAATCCTCCTTTTCCcttcaaaaacatgcaacattaCAAAGAGAAAATTATACTAGAGTGTGCCCTGGGATCACCTGTGGGCTTCTGGGCTGTGTTAGGATACATTGGGCTCTTGgccatgttgtgttttgtgcttgCTTTTTTGGCTCGAAAGCTCCCTGATAATTTCAATGAAGCTAAGTTCATAACTTTCAGCATGTTGATATTCTGTGCAGTGTGGATCACCTTTATCCCAGCGTATGTCAGCTCTCCTGGGAAGTTCACTGTGGCTGTGGAGATATTTGCTATTCTAGCTTCAAGTTATGGGatgctgttttgtatttttttgcccAAATGCTacatcattttattaaaacctgagaacaacacaaagaaacatcTGATGGGTAAAGGAACCCTGAGATCCCTGTGA
- the LOC111589097 gene encoding extracellular calcium-sensing receptor isoform X2 → MLLIADLLLLSLVAVRGGKPVCETYGTKELSQFSKEGDINIGGIFSFHQNPVTVNPALEVNPGIMQCEGLDPGELQYAFTMMFAIEEINNSSELLPGVMLGYRIFDSCPSIPLSIRASLNLMNRYESEAGNCTKLSNVHAVIGETTSTSTIGIARTMGPFHIPVISHSATCACLSNRRDYLSFFRTIPSDIYQSKALAKLVKHFGWTWVGAIRTNSDYGNGGMATFLEAAEREGVCVEYSLAIYRTDPRKWFLEVVGIIKKSTSKVIVAFADGTDLDILIKELHAQNVTGLQWVGSEGWITYRYIASPVNYAVVQGAVGFAALNAHIPGLQEFLANSRPSTTPGNQGLVELWETVFSCLLTPRPEIHAPVPACDGKESLWNIKTRFTDVSDASLLNNVYKATYAVAHALHMLFDCKDGQGPFENNTCADIENVKPWQVLHYLTLVNFTTKIDENVFFDELGDPVARYALVNWQMDETGYILFETIGYYDASRPEGQQFEMKADVSAIWAGENLEVPRSVCSESCLPGTRRAFVKGKPICCFDCITCADGEFSNSTNAVICDKCPPEYKSNGERNNCDMKAIEFLTFRELMGILLVTFSVFGACLAMTIALIFFHYRQTPIVRANNSELSFLLLFSLTLCFLCSLTFIGRPSEWSCMLRHTAFGITFVLCISCVLGKTIVVLMAFRATLPGSNVMKWFGPAQQRLSVLGFTLIQVLICILWLTINPPFPFKNMQHYKEKIILECALGSPVGFWAVLGYIGLLAMLCFVLAFLARKLPDNFNEAKFITFSMLIFCAVWITFIPAYVSSPGKFTVAVEIFAILASSYGMLFCIFLPKCYIILLKPENNTKKHLMGKGTLRSL, encoded by the exons TTCACTATGATGTTTGCCATAGAAGAGATCAACAACAGCTCAGAGCTGCTGCCAGGAGTGATGCTGGGTTATCGGATCTTTGACTCCTGCCCCAGCATCCCTCTTTCCATCAGGGCATCACTAAACCTGATGAACAGGTACGAGAGCGAGGCGGGCAACTGTACCAAACTCTCCAATGTGCATGCTGTCATCGGGGAAACCACATCCACTTCTACCATAGGTATTGCGCGGACCATGGGACCCTTTCATATACCTGTG atCAGTCATTCAGCCACTTGTGCATGTCTTAGCAACAGAAGAGACTATCTCTCTTTCTTCAGGACCATACCCAGTGACATTTACCAGAGCAAAGCCTTAGCAAAGCTTGtgaaacactttggctggaccTGGGTGGGAGCCATCCGAACTAACAGTGACTATGGCAATGGTGGCATGGCAACTTTCCTAGAAGCAGCAGAAAgggaaggtgtgtgtgttgagtaCTCGCTGGCCATTTACCGAACTGATCCCAGAAAGTGGTTCTTAGAGGTGGTGGGTATTATAAAAAAATCCACTTCTAAGGTAATAGTGGCATTTGCTGATGGAACAGACCTTGACATACTTATTAAAGAGCTTCACGCTCAGAATGTGACAGGGCTGCAGTGGGTTGGAAGTGAAGGCTGGATCACATATCGTTATATTGCCTCCCCAGTGAACTATGCTGTGGTCCAGGGGGCTGTgggctttgcagcgctgaacgCTCACATCCCTGGACTGCAGGAGTTTCTCGCCAACAGCAGACCCTCCACCACGCCGGGGAATCAGGGACTTGTGGAGTTGTGGGAGACAGTGTTCAGTTGCCTCCTGACTCCCCGACCAGAGATTCATGCTCCTGTTCCAGCCTGCGATGGGAAGGAGTCTCTGTGGAACATAAAAACACGCTTCACAGATGTTTCGGATGCCAGCCTGCTGAATAATGTTTACAAGGCCACGTATGCTGTTGCTCACGCGCTGCACATGCTGTTTGACTGCAAAGATGGACAGGGGCCTTTTGAGAACAATACATGCGCTGatattgaaaatgtcaaaccatGGCAG GTGCTACATTATCTAACTCTGGTCAATTTTACGACTAAGATCGATGAAAATGTGTTCTTTGATGAGTTGGGTGACCCTGTTGCACGTTATGCTCTGGTAAACTGGCAGATGGACGAGACAGGTTATATACTATTTGAGACTATTGGTTATTATGATGCTTCGCGGCCTGAGGGGCAGCAGTTTGAGATGAAAGCAGACGTGAGTGCCATCTGGGCAGGAGAAAACCTTGAG GTGCCGAGGTCTGTGTGCAGTGAAAGCTGTTTGCCAGGAACCCGCCGGGCTTTTGTCAAGGGCAAACCTATCTGCTGTTTTGATTGCATCACCTGTGCTGACGGAGAGTTCAGCAATAGTACAA ATGCTGTGATTTGTGACAAATGCCCTCCAGAGTACAAGTCCAATGGAGAGAGGAATAACTGTGACATGAAAGCTATTGAGTTCCTCACCTTCAGGGAATTAATGGGTATACTGTTGGTCACCTTTTCGGTCTTTGGTGCGTGCCTGGCGATGACTATAGCACTAATATTTTTCCACTACAGACAGACTCCTATTGTCAGAGCCAACAACTCAGAGCtgagcttcctgctgctgttctctTTAACTCTGTGCTTCCTGTGCTCTCTGACCTTCATCGGTCGACCCTCTGAGTGGTCCTGCATGCTGAGACACACAGCGTTCGGCATCACCTTCGTCCTCTGCATCTCTTGTGTTCTGGGGAAAACAATAGTGGTGTTGATGGCCTTCAGGGCGACTCTTCCAGGCAGCAATGTGATGAAATGGTTCGGGCCTGCACAGCAGAGACTCAGTGTTCTGGGCTTTACTCTCATACAGGTTCTAATTTGTATACTGTGGCTGACAATAAATCCTCCTTTTCCcttcaaaaacatgcaacattaCAAAGAGAAAATTATACTAGAGTGTGCCCTGGGATCACCTGTGGGCTTCTGGGCTGTGTTAGGATACATTGGGCTCTTGgccatgttgtgttttgtgcttgCTTTTTTGGCTCGAAAGCTCCCTGATAATTTCAATGAAGCTAAGTTCATAACTTTCAGCATGTTGATATTCTGTGCAGTGTGGATCACCTTTATCCCAGCGTATGTCAGCTCTCCTGGGAAGTTCACTGTGGCTGTGGAGATATTTGCTATTCTAGCTTCAAGTTATGGGatgctgttttgtatttttttgcccAAATGCTacatcattttattaaaacctgagaacaacacaaagaaacatcTGATGGGTAAAGGAACCCTGAGATCCCTGTGA